One stretch of Monomorium pharaonis isolate MP-MQ-018 chromosome 10, ASM1337386v2, whole genome shotgun sequence DNA includes these proteins:
- the LOC105828335 gene encoding uncharacterized protein LOC105828335 — MSQKMDLKAVVVSGEAPESDDDATNIVTGLGFPTTRTPSTYCGTIISGEAPESDDDLTSLSSVSGAVDAMACPPYTDLKIPKSKKSSIKYNSLLHKKLHECNETLDRDILQMTEGAITTSVQELSAVNRQLLRSELVLQEAVYQLRNASSRVKDASNALHQLVNDNFLHSVKT; from the exons atgtctcaaaaaatggatttaaaaGCTGTAGTTGTTTCTGGAGAAGCTCCAGAGTCCGATGACGATGCGACAAACATTGTCACA GGTTTAGGATTTCCTACTACACGAACACCATCAACTTACTGTGGTACCATTATCTCAGGCGAAGCACCAGAGTCAGATGatg atcTGACAAGTTTGAGTAGTGTTAGTGGAGCAGTAGATGCCATGGCTTGCCCACCTTATACAGATCTTAAGATACCAAAATCTAAGAAAAGTTCTATCAAGTACAATAGTTtgcttcataaaaaattac ACGAATGTAATGAAACCTTGGATAGAGATATTCTGCAAATGACCGAAGGCGCGATCACGACCAGCGTGCAAGAATTGTCAGCTGTTAATCGACAGTTGCTGAGAAGTGAACTGGTGTTACAAGAGGCTGTGTATCAATTACGCAACGCGTCCAGCCGAGTGAAGGACGCTTCCAATGCTCTACATCAACTCGTAAACGACAATTTCTTGCATTCCGTTAAAACTTAA
- the LOC105828346 gene encoding kin of IRRE-like protein 3 — translation MVPFHGMALLLLGIGYLLHAEPLHSERGIALFHLYDDTFGKGEKSQRGTKKTYFFKDTPQKLTVAIGQTAVLLCRVKNLGNRTVSWIRKRDLHILTSMSVTYTSDARFTVVGNPETDDWNLRIDYVQPRDAGIYECQVNTEPKIYRAVALKVLDIQARITGSQELYIRKGSTISLTCIIELQDLPPSNVTWYHAGAVIDFDGPRGGVSLETEKGKRGTTSKLLITRAQLDDSGNYTCASSKVTPASVMVHVLNGEHPAAMQHGGTGDVNRRLVLLVVIFLVDAMFR, via the exons ATGGTCCCGTTCCACGGCATGGCCCTGCTGCTCCTGGGAATCGGATACCTGTTACACGCGGAACCACTTCACAGCGAACGCGGCATCG CGCTTTTTCATCTCTACGACGACACGTTCGGCAAAGGGGAAAAGTCGCAGCGCGGCACAAAGAAGACCTATTTTTTCAAAGACACGCCGCAAAAATTAACGGTGGCCATAGGGCAGACCGCCGTCCTGTTATGCCGCGTTAAAAACCTAGGAAACAGAACT GTGTCTTGGATCCGAAAAAGGGACCTACACATCCTGACGTCCATGTCGGTGACTTACACGAGCGACGCGAGATTTACGGTAGTCGGCAATCCGGAGACCGACGACTGGAATCTGCGAATAGATTACGTGCAACCGCGGGACGCCGGCATTTACGAGTGTCAGGTTAATACAGAACCGAAGATATATAGAGCCGTGGCACTGAAGGTTTTGG ATATACAGGCGAGGATCACGGGTTCCCAGGAGTTATACATCAGGAAGGGCAGCACAATCAGCCTGACCTGCATCATTGAACTGCAGGATCTGCCCCCGAGCAACGTGACCTGGTATCACGCCGGTGCGGTGATCGATTTCGACGGTCCAAG GGGTGGCGTATCGCTGGAAACGGAGAAGGGTAAGCGTGGTACCACCAGCAAGCTCCTAATAACGCGTGCTCAACTTGACGATAGCGGTAATTATACATGCGCTTCAAGTAAAGTCACCCCGGCGAGCGTCATGGTGCACGTGCTAAACG GTGAGCATCCCGCTGCGATGCAGCACGGCGGCACCGGTGATGTAAATAGGAGACTCGTCCTGCTCGTCGTGATTTTCCTCGTCGATGCGATGTTCCGGTGA
- the LOC105828339 gene encoding cyclic pyranopterin monophosphate synthase: MGNITSMQYKFIHFPYNILKYLKSNASIRMYSSLSHIDETGRANMVDVGLKNDSKRIAIAKGFVKIGPVISNLIAENNVKKGDVLSVAQLAGIMAAKRTSDLIPLCHPLSLSYVNVRLKLNEKSYTVEITSEVRCTGKTGVEMEALTAVSIAALTIYDMCKHAAKPGTMEIYGIELVSKTGGTKGDFAIDKA, from the coding sequence ATGGGTAACATCACGTCGATGCAGTACAAATTCATACATTTTCCATATAATATTCTCAAGTACCTTAAAAGTAATGCAAGTATTAGAATGTATTCATCATTGTCGCATATAGACGAAACCGGTAGAGCGAATATGGTAGATGTTGGTTTGAAAAACGACAGTAAACGCATAGCGATAGCAAAAGGTTTCGTAAAAATAGGTCCTGTTATCAGTAATTTAATTGcggaaaataatgtaaaaaaaggcgATGTGTTATCGGTGGCTCAATTGGCCGGTATTATGGCAGCGAAACGTACTTCTGACCTCATACCATTATGTCATCCGCTCTCCTTATCTTATGTAAATGTACGCTTAAAATTGAACGAAAAATCGTACACAGTCGAAATCACGTCGGAGGTCAGATGTACCGGCAAGACTGGCGTCGAAATGGAAGCTTTAACCGCAGTGAGCATAGCGGCTCTCACGATCTATGATATGTGTAAGCATGCGGCTAAACCTGGTACAATGGAAATATATGGTATAGAATTGGTGTCCAAAACGGGTGGCACAAAGGGTGACTTTGCGATAGATAAAGCTTAA
- the LOC105828336 gene encoding nuclear exosome regulator NRDE2: protein MSLFPAYSHDKTESTSCNDAGNVSTEWLSNSSFQTQVPKVEPPDLYSSSDESLHENKDELSFAKKQVSPETVPQDTKIHARQKTSKEQKTERKRHTHDSKWHKSNYKLDVENVYFEDRRRDKGNNNINTFGPRTRPYYDISEKSLGYINRKRPKKNLFHRYYVKNIDSAESTKKKNTVIKKTNKKETMQDDADESLPSWCKNLEEEQKCKTREYNEQLTENPHNIELWLQYINFQDTLTYYQRHQLTEDPYRSTVLKKLSIVEKALEKNADSKELLKLKLYFMTELTPSDELSNQLETLVNKDSGNIILWQHFIMVTQASVAMCTVPRVLDLYSKCFCVLRQRARTNPTIYDAQLLYMLYQCLIFLRHTGLWEQMWETIRLNLNLNLNLNKNSLSFRGSIDEKKIIGMEEMILMSRLPLNQLWQRTESLRENCHWISVNRDELELVGDSRRFILPEDVADFVHPILSRNSNFQMAIYSLLCLKVPLLPCRDYYMKELSLKNFNWGVESLEALLPFIYPMVGEMAGHDQRKELLKDVLEGRLTSGPQYLKFHPAQEPYLDFVRKIFHTIAESLPSLQRTSIYVWWLRLERLLIFLNKDEPLKHDNKGKKLRATLKEFLKKDENRNNLYFYKEYALIELEMGRFSNCMNILETAIQSQGTRPSAITNMCERAALFNLYRTFIETLLDIRTYNESHRLWILKVFSQMIPNESENQESLIEAYLHSYVQDFLRIPFDEKEKDNFFLSNLECDAVVCYAYFLYIKDGDIQTVINTLRSCIDHSKDYPYLQEMLYESQIAILQLHHERTQNMQNVLKEILSKTLNIYPNNFYALSVFAGIESELPTWRFNSRSTKIELWRAIAMCLAARRRISLLMKLDQPDPMNAALNKLLSFHLTLSRIPSTRCCPLLWRLYMLFLREHNLCEKKGEEIYHESVTQCPWARSIYIDAAEVAPQLLTQIQDLIREKELRMHVTPEELDILRG, encoded by the exons atgtctCTCTTTCCTGCTTATTCGCATGACAAAACTGAATCGACAAGTTGTAACGATGCag GTAATGTTTCCACAGAGTGGTTGTCGAATTCAAGTTTTCAAACTCAAGTACCTAAAGTGGAACCTCCTGACTTATACTCCTCATCGGATGAGTCTTtacatgaaaataaagatgaaCTTTCGTTTGCAAAAAAACAAGTATCACCTGAAACAGTTCCTCAAGACACAAAGATACATGCTAGACAAAAAACCAGTAAGGAACAAAAAactgaaagaaaaagacaTACACATGACAGTAAATGGCATAAGTCAAATTATAAACTGGATGTAGAGAATGTGTACTTTGAAGACAGGCGTAGAGATAAAGGAAacaataacataaatacattTGGTCCTAGAACAAGGCCGTATTATGACATTAGTGAAAAATCTCTTGGTTATATTAACCGCAAGCGACCAAAGAAGAACTTGTTTCACagatattatgttaaaaatattgattctgCAGAATCAACGAAGAAGAAGAACACAGTTATTAAGAAAACAAATAAGAAGGAGACAATGCAAGACGATGCAGATGAAAGTCTACCTTCTTGGTGTAAGAACTTGGAAGAGGAACAGAAATGCAAAACTCGAGAATACAATGAACAACTCACAGAGAACCCACATAATATTGAACTTTGGctgcaatatattaattttcag GATACATTGACTTATTATCAGAGACATCAATTAACTGAAGATCCGTATCGATctacagtattaaaaaaattatccattGTCGAAAAAGCGCTTGAGAAAAATGCAGATTccaaagaattattaaaattaaagctatATTTTATGACCGAGTTAACACCGTCTGACGAATTATCGAATCAATTGGAAACATTGGTTAATAAAGATTCagggaatattatattatggcAACACTTTATTATGGTCACGCAAGCTTCAGTAGCAATGTGTACTGTTCCACGAGTATTggatttatattcaaaatgttTCTGCGTTTTGAGACAGCGCGCGAGAACAAATCCTACCATCTACGATGCACAGTTGTTGT atATGCTATATCAATGCTTAATTTTTCTGAGACATACAGGACTGTGGGAACAAATGTGGGAAACAATACGCTTGAatctaaatttgaatttaaacttaaacaaaaatagtttATCTTTTCGAGGATCcatagatgaaaaaaaaataa TTGGAATGGAAGAAATGATATTGATGTCGCGATTACCACTAAATCAGCTGTGGCAAAGAACAGAGTCATTGAGAGAGAATTGCCATTGGATTAGTGTTAATAGGGATGAGTTAGAATTGGTTGGAGATTCTAGAAGGTTTATTTTACCAGAAGATGTAGCAGATTTTGTACATCCAATTCTTTCTCGCAATTCAAACTTTCAAATGGCTATCTATTCTCTTTTATGTCTCAAAGTACCACTTCTACCTTGTCGTGATTACTACATGAAA gaATTATCATTGAAGAACTTTAATTGGGGAGTAGAATCCTTAGAAGCATTACTTCCATTTATTTATCCTATGGTAGGTGAAATGGCTGGTCACGAccaaagaaaagaattattgaaGGATGTTCTTGAAGGACGTTTAACATCAGGTCCTCAGTATCTTAAGTTTCATCCGGCGCAAGAACCGTATCTAGATTTTGtacgcaaaatttttcatacaatcGCAGAAAGTCTTCCCTCTTTACAACGGACAAGTATATATGTCTGGTGGTTGCGATTAGAAAGACTATTGATTTTTCTTAACAAAGATGAACCTTTAAAGCACGACAATAA AGGAAAGAAATTGAGAGCAacattgaaagaatttttaaaaaaagatgaaaatagaaataacttatatttctataaggaATATGCCCTAATAGAACTGGAAATGGGCAGATTCAGCAACTGTATGAATATTCTTGAGACTGCCATTCAGTCTCAAGGAACACGTCCATCTGCGATTACAAACATGTGTGAAAGAGCAGCGCTTTTTAACCTATATAGAACATTTATCGAAACTTTGCTTGATATTAGAACATACAACGAGTCGCACAGACTATGGATACTAAAAGTCTTTAGTCAAATGATACCTAATGAAAGCGAAAATCAAGAATCACTAATAGAAGCGTATTTACATTCGTATGTACAAGACTTTTTGCGAATTCCTTTtgatgagaaagaaaaagataatttcttTCTGTCGAACTTAGAATGCGACGCTGTCGTATGTTATGCGTACTTTCTGTATATTAAAGATGGTGATATCCAAACTGTTATTAATACACTGAGGAGCTGTATCGATCATTCCAAAGATTATCCTTACTTACAG GAAATGTTGTACGAAagtcaaattgcaattttacaattacatcACGAACGAACTCAGAACATGCAAAATGTGCTGAAAGAAATACTGAgcaaaactttaaatatatatccgAATAACTTTTATGCTCTATCTGTATTTGCTGGCATAGAG agtGAATTGCCGACCTGGAGATTCAATAGTAGAAGCACTAAGATTGAATTGTGGCGAGCCATAGCGATGTGTCTGGCTGCTCGTAGACGTATTAGTCTCCTAATGAAACTTGATCAACCTGATCCAATGAATGCTGCATTGAATAAGCTATTATCATTTCATTTAACACTCTCTAg aatacCATCAACTCGATGTTGTCCATTATTGTGGAGACTGTATATGCTCTTTCTACGCGAACATAATTTATGCGAAAAAAAGGGAGAAGAGATTTATCACGAGAGTGTCACACAATGCCCATGGGCaagaagtatttatatagatgCAGCTGAAGTAGCGCCTCAACTTCTCACACAGATCCAAGATCTGATACGCGAGAAAGAATTAAGAATGCATGTTACACCCGAAGAATTAGATATTCTTCGtggttaa
- the LOC105828337 gene encoding molybdenum cofactor biosynthesis protein 1: protein MFRRCILIRGLRGTANASTEAVAAAETPSRLQRLRIKLREDEQHGILTDTFGRVHTYLRISLTERCNLRCTYCMPAEGVKLTKTEGILRTDEIIQIADLFVKEGVRKIRLTGGEPTVRKDIIDIVGQLKQLKDLEQVAITTNGLTLTRQLPALQRAGLDALNISLDTLKEERFELFTRRKGWARVMASIDLAVQLGYNPVKVNCVIMRGRNDDEIIDFIGFTKDRPIDVRFIEYMPFQGNEWKENKMVSFEEMKAIIRGKYPNFQALPNQPNDTSKAYHVPGFVGRVGFITSMSQHFCNSCNRLRITADGNLKVCLFEGKGEVSLRDALRSKASEDELRNLIRGAVSRKKKQHAGMFNLTQMENRPMILIGG from the exons ATGTTTCGAAGGTGCATTCTCATTAGAGGGCTTCGCGGTACCGCGAATGCGTCGACGGAGGCTGTTGCAGCTGCAGAGACCCCGTCCCGG ttgCAGCGGCTCAGAATCAAGTTGCGGGAGGACGAACAACATGGGATACTCACGGACACGTTTGGACGTGTGCACACGTATCTTAGGATTTCTTTAACGGAACGTTGTAATCTCCGCT gTACGTATTGCATGCCTGCAGAGGGTGTTAAATTAACCAAGACGGAAGGTATCCTAAGAACGGACGAGATAATACAGATAGCCGATCTTTTTGTTAAAGAAGGAGTGCGTAAAATACGTTTGACTGGCGGCGAGCCCACAGTTCGAAAAGACATTATTGATATAGTTG gaCAATTGAAGCAATTGAAAGATTTGGAGCAAGTGGCGATCACAACTAATGGGCTAACTCTGACACGTCAATTACCAGCTCTTCAGAGAGCAGGGTTAGATGCGCTTAATATATCATTAGACACTCTCAAAGAAGAACGCTTTGAGCTATTCACTCGCAGAAAGGGCTGGGCAAGAGTTATGGCTTCCATAGATCTTGCTGTTCAGCTTGGGTATAATCCCGTGAAG GTCAACTGTGTGATAATGCGAGGACGTAATGACgatgaaataattgattttatcgGCTTTACGAAAGACAGGCCTATCGATGTACGTTTTATAGAGTACATGCCGTTTCAAGGGAACGAATGGAAGGAGAATAAAATGGTTTCTTTTGAAGAAATGAAAGCAATAATCCGAGGGAAATATCCGAATTTCCAAGCTCTACCAAATCAACCTAACGACACGTCTAAG GCCTATCATGTACCAGGATTCGTAGGACGAGTTGGATTCATTACGTCCATGAGTCAACATTTCTGCAATTCGTGTAATCGTTTAAGAATAACGGCGGAtggaaatttaaaagtatgcCTATTTGAAGGAAAAGGCGAAGTCTCACTTCGAGACGCTTTGCGAAGTAAAGCTTCGGAAGATGAACTCAGGAATTTGATACGAGGAGCAGTATCGCGAAAAAAGAAGCAGCACGCAG GGATGTTCAATCTCACTCAGATGGAAAATAGGCCAATGATTCTGATTGGGGGTTAA